DNA sequence from the Candidatus Kaistella beijingensis genome:
AATGTTTTCCACCAAAGCCATTTCGAGTAATTCTTGGTCATTCACCAAACGAATGTATGCAGGAACGGTCTCCAAACCTGCAATTTTACTTGCACGGAAACGTCTTTCACCTGAAATGATCTCAAATTTATCGCCGTCCTTTCTTAACGTAATCGGCTGAATAATCCCAAGATTTTTGATGGATTGCGCCAAATCTTCCAACGCTTTTTCATCGAAGTAAGTTCTTGGTTGTGAAGCGTTTGGATAAATATCTTCCAAAGCAACCTCTACAATATTTCCTACAAATTTATCTGCTCCTTCATCGGTTGCGGAGTTTACAGACGCTTTAGATTCGGCACTTAAAATGGCGCCCAAACCACGTCCCATTGCTCTTTTCTTGTCTTTCATAAATTGCAATCAGCGTTCAGCAATCAGCTTTCGGCTTTAATTTTTTACTAAGTTTTCGTTTTTCAATAAAACTTCTTCGGCTAACTGAAGGTATTGAATCGCTCCTTTGCTTTCCGCATCATAGTTTAGGATACTTTCGCCGAAACTTGGCGCCTCACTTAAACGTACATTTCTGCTGATAATAGTGTCGAAAACCATTTCAGGAAAATGCGAATTTACTTCCTCTACAACCTGATTAGATAGTCGTAATCTTGAATCAAACATGGTTAAAAGTAAACCTTCAATATCGAGATCTTTGTTATGAATTTTCTGAACATTTTTGATGGTGTTCAACAATTTCCCTAAACCTTCCAAAGCAAAATATTCACATTGAATCGGGATAATCACTGAATCTGCCGCAGTTAACGCGTTAATCGTAATCAAACCCAAACTTGGCGCACAATCGATGATGATGTAATCGTAATTATCGCGAACGGATTTTAATGCTTCTTTCAGCATGTATTCACGGTTTTCACGGTCGACCAACTCGATTTCTGCGGCTACCAAATCAATGTGTGACGGAATGATGTCTAAATTAGGAGAAGAAGTTTTTTGGATACATTTTGCCGCATCGGAACTGTGCTCCAACAAATTGTAGGTGGAAAATTCCGACTGTTCGATTCCCAAACCCGAAGTTGCATTTGCTTGCGGATCCGCATCAATAATCAAAATCTTTTTTTCCAAAACGCCGAGTGCCGCTGCTAAATTTACCGCCGTAGTTGTTTTGCCAACACCGCCTTTCTGATTTGCAACACCTATAATTTTAGCCATTCTTTGAATTTTAATCTCCAAAAATACACTTTTTTATCATTTTTAGATGAATGTGAATAAAAGTGTTTTGGTTAAAATACTGTTAATTAATGGTTTATCATACAAAAAAATTATCCACAAAAATTGGATTTCTGTGGATAAGTGTTATTTCTTATTAATGGTGAATTCGCTTTGCTGTGAACGGTGATTTTTTTTAAGTGAATTCCTTGAAATGCATTTGGAAAAACAAATTTAATTTCCCCGCTGATTACGCTGATTGAGCAGATTTTTACATTGCTTATTGCTTGTTACTTATTGCTCATGAATTACTCAAACTGCATGGAAATTGGGAATTTGAAATAACTTCTCACATTTTCTCCGTTGAGTTTTGCAGGAATCCATTTTCCTTTTACGGAACGGATGGTTTTTTCAGCCTCTTTATTAAAAGTGGCATTTGGTCCATTTGCTTTCACATCGGAAATGGTTCCGTCTTTTTCCACGATGAAAATCACCGTTGTTTTCACTAAATCTCCTGTTCCTTCCATGATTGAAGTATCAAAATTATTCACCACTTTGCTTCTGAAAGAATTAATTCCTCCCATGAAATCTGCTGAAACATCAACTTTTAACACAGGTGAATTATCCACAGGTTTTGGAGTTTCCACCACAGGAACTTGTGTTGGAACATGTTGTTCAACAGGTGGCGTGTAATTGGTTACAGGTGGCGTTCCTACAATTGTTTCTGTACCAATTTTTGCGTCTTCCGTATCGCTTAGTTTGGTTGCAGGAGTTTCTTTTTTTGCATCTCGCGTTGGAGTAGGGATTTCAATTTTAACTGTGTTTACAATCGGTTTTACAGGAATAATCGGTTTCACTACTTGTGGCGGAGTTTCAGGAATTTCATCTACAGGTTTTAAAACGTGACCATCGCCGATTCTATCTACAATAACGGGTGGAGTTCTAATAGAATTGATAACTAAAGGTGAAATTGCAACTGCTGCGAAAAGTGCAACACCTGCAAACATCGCCTTCATCATGGTATTTCCGTATTCTGTACGAATTACATACGCTCCGTAATCTTTGTTTCTTCCCTGAAAAAGAATTTCAGTAAACTTTCTTTCTTGGTTTTGAAGTAAATTTTGCATCACTAAATTATTTAATTGGTTCGGTAATCATTTAGTCATGACTATCAGTTTAATATTAAATTTTTAAATTCATTAAAACTTTATCAAAACACACACCATTTTATTGAATATTTTACACAATAATTATTTTATCCATAACAATATGTAAATTTTAAACCTGCACCAAAAGAAAACCACCTCCAACGAGATGGCTTTGCTTAAAAAATTCTAAAAATTATTCTATTTAATTAAAATAATTCTTTTCGGATAATATTTTGGCTTCTTTCAGGCCCTACAGAAACCAAATACACATTAATTCCTAAATAATCCTCGATAAACTCGATGTATTTCTTGGCATTTACAGGCAGTTCGTCGTAGCTTCTTGCTTTGGTGATGTCTTCTTCCCAACCTTCTAACTCCTCATAAATCGGCTCGTAATTATATAATTTGGTGGTAGAAGATGTAAAGTAATCGATGATTTTTCCGTCCTCTGTCTTATAAGCTGTGGCGATTTTCAAAGGAGAAATTCCCGAAAGGACATCCAATTTTGTGATGACCAAATTGTTGATTCCGTTAATCATCGTCGCATGTTTCAGCGAAACCAAATCGAGCCAGCCTGTTCTTCTTGGCCTTCCTGTGGTTGCGCCAAATTCAAAACCAATCTGTCTGATTTTTTCACCCAATTCATTATCCAATTCCGTTGGGAAAGGACCATTTCCAACTCTTGTGGTATACGCTTTTGCAACGCCGATTAAATTTTGCAGACTTGTCGGCGGAACTCCCGCTCCCGAACACACACCGCCTGTTGTTGGCGACGACGAGGTTACATAAGGGTAAGTCCCGAAATCGATATCCAACATTAAAGCTTGTGCACCCTCGAACAAAATATTTTTTCCGTCTTGAATGGCTTGATTGATTTCTAGTTCAGTATCTACAATTCTGTCCTGCAATTTTTTCCCGATTTCAATGAATTCATTGTAAATTTCATCAAACTCCAAACCTTCTTTTTCAAAATATTTTTCGAAAAGTGAGTTTTTGATTTTCAGATTCTTTCTAATCTTTTCGGCTAAAACTTCAGGATTCAAAAGGTCAATCATACGAATTCCGACTCTGGCGATTTTGTCTTCGTAGCAAGGACCGATTCCTTTTTTTGTGGTTCCAATCTGTGTTCCGCCTTCTTCTTCCTCACGATATTTGTCGAGCAAAATGTGATAAGGCATAATCACGTGCGCTCTTCTCGAAATAAAAACATGGTCGGTTTTCATTCCTTTGCTTTCGATTTGTTCAATTTCTTTTATGAAAGATTTTGGATTTACCACAACTCCATTCGCAATGATACACTTTCCCTTACACTGCAAAACTCCCGATGGAAGAAGGTGCAAAACAAATTTTTCGTCGCCCACATAAACGGTGTGACCTGCATTATCACCTCCTTGAAAACGCACCACATAATCGGATTTCGCCGAAAGAACGTCCGTAATTTTCCCTTTTCCTTCGTCCCCATACTGAAGACCCACAACCACATAAGTTGCCATATTTTACTTTTTTTATAGATTTCTACAAAAATAGTTTTAATAAAAGTTTCGGGCAATTTTTGTGGAAAAATATTTTGGGCGTGTCCCTTGCCAAAGCTAAACCTTATAGATTTTGCAAACCTACAAGGTTTCCCGCAGCTCGGGTCGGGCTTTTCGCTTCAATTCCTCGTTCCAAAGCTGAAGCCAACGCAACTGCGGGATTTCCACTGCAATCCCTCACGCAATAACGCCGCGTAAGGAAAAGTAGCGACTTTTCCTTACGACAACTCAAAATTGGCGCTCTCCCGAAACTTCGGGTTCGCGCCGAAAATTCAACGTCACTCTGAAAATTTTAACCACACAAAATTTCCATCTTCCAACTTTTTCGTAAATTTGCTTTTTGGAATACCTTATGGACACAGTCAAAATTCACGACAAAGAATTCGTGCCGTACTTGAAGCACGATGAAATTCAGGAAATCATCAAAAATTTAGCGCTCAAAGTTTATGAAGACTACAAAGACGAAACTCCCGTTTTCATCGGTGTTCTAAACGGTGTGATTATGTTTTTCTCCGATTTTTTGAAACATTATCCGGGAAACTGCGAAATCGCATTCATCCAAATGAGTTCTTATATGGGAGGTTTAACAAGCACGGGAATCGTTTACAAAAAAATGGAACTCACCAAAGAAGTTGAAGGTCGCCACATTATTTTGATGGAAGACATCGTGGACACAGGAAACACCATTGAAAGTCTCTTTGAATATTTCAAAAACACGCAACGTCCAAAATCTTTAAAAGTAGCATCATTACTTTTAAAACCTGAAGTTTTCAAAAAAGATTTCACGATTGATTATGTCGCCAAAGAAATCCCTAACAAATTCGTTCTAGGTTACGGTTTAGATTATGATGAATTGGGAAGAAATCTTCCGGATTTATATCAATTGGCGGAAGGAAGGATAAATCACTAAAATAATTCGAAATTTGAAGTTTGAGATTCGGAATTAATCTCAAATATCGAATTTCAAATCTCAAATCAATAAATAAAAATGATAAACATCGTTCTCTTCGGACCTCCGGGAAGTGGAAAAGGTACACAGGCACAAAATTTAGTTGAGAAATTCAATTTGAAGCAGATTTCTACGGGAGATTTGTTCCGTTACAACATGAAAAATGACACGGAACTTGGTCAATTGGCAAAATCCTACATCGACAAAGGCGAATTGGTTCCCGACCAAGTTACCACGGATATGTTGATTGACGAAGTGAAAAAACCTACGGAAACAGCAGGTTTTATCTTCGACGGATATCCAAGAACAGCCAATCAAACACAAGCTTTGGAAAAAATCGTAAGCGAAGTTTTGAATGATGATATTTCCGTTTGTCTGTCTTTGGTGGTAGATGATGAGATTTTAGTGGAAAGACTTTTGAAAAGAGGCGAAACATCAGGAAGAACCGACGATTCCAACGAAGAAATCATCCGAAACAGAATTAAAGAATACTACGCAAAAACCGCAGAAGTTGCCGAACTTTACAAACAACAGGGAAAATATGTTGAAGTAAATGGCGTTGGTGGAATTGAAGAAATTTCCGAAAAACTTTTCGCAGAAGTAGAGAAAATAAAATAGAGATAGGAGTTGCGGGATGCGAGTTTCGAGGTTCAGTCCCGCATCAACTCGAAACACGAACCTCGTATCCCGAAACTCGATGAGCAATTTCGTAGATTACGTAAAAATCCATTGTAAAAGTGGTCACGGCGGTGCAGGTTCTGCGCATCTTCGCCGTGAAAAATATATTCCGAAAGGCGGTCCCGATGGTGGAGACGGCGGTCGTGGCGGAAGCGTCATCATGAAAGGAAATTCTCACGAATGGACACTTCTTCCGCTTCGTTACACGAGACACATCAAAGCGGAACGTGGTGAAAACGGCGCGAAGAATCAGTTGACCGGAGCTGCAGGTGAAGACGTTTACATCGAAGTTCCGATTGGAACGATTGCCAAAAATGAAGACGGCGAAATCATCGGTGAAATTTTGGAAGACGGTCAAGAAATCGTTTTAATGCAGGGTGGAAAAGGCGGACTTGGAAACGAGCATTTTAAATCTTCAACGAATCAAACTCCACGTTATGCGCAACCCGGACTTCCCGGCGAAGAAGGTTTTGTGACTTTTGAGCTGAAACTTTTGGCGGATGTTGGTTTGGTTGGTTTTCCAAATGCAGGAAAATCTACACTTTTAGCGGCAGTTTCGGCAGCGAAACCAAAAATTGCTGATTACGCTTTTACAACCTTAACTCCGAATTTAGGAATCGTGGATTACCGAAATTACAAATCTTTTGTAATGGCAGATATTCCGGGAATTATAGAAGGAGCGGCAGAAGGAAAAGGTCTTGGTCACCGATTTCTAAGACATATCGAGCGAAATTCCATCCTGCTGTTTTTGATTCCTTCCGATTCACAGGAACATTTTCAGGAATTCAAAATTTTGGAAAATGAGTTGAAGGAATATAATCCTGAACTTTTGGATAAAGAGTACATTATTTCAATTTCAAAGTCGGATTTATTGGATGATGAACTGAAAAGAGAAATCGCAAAAGAATTTCCTGAAGACAAACAGCCCATTTTCTTTTCCGCAGTTACGGGAGAAGGTTTGACGGAATTAAAGGATGTTATTTGGAAAAGACTTCACGGATAATTTTTAAACAACGATGAAAAAAATTTCATTAGTCATTGCTCTCAGTCTTTTTGCCGGAATTTCCGCACAAACTCAATTTGGCGTAAAAGCAGGATATATTAATTCTAACATCAATTGGCAATCTTCACCAAGCAATTTTTGGGAAGATTATAGCGATTTCAGCTCCCAGTCTTTTTTTTATGCCGGTGGATTCGCTTTGCAACCTGTTACTGAAAAATTTTCAGTGCAGGGAGAATTAATCTATACACAATTGGGTGGAACAACCAAGGTAAACCTTCACCAGCTTGTCGGCAGTGAAATTATTGATATTGGAACGGCAAATATAAAATACAGTTATCAACAGCTACAGGTTCCAATAGCTGCGAAATACCATATTATTAAAAATTTTGGTGTTTTAGGAGGTTTTAACTTTGCATTTAATATTAACAGTAAAGTAAGCTCGGATTTCAGTTCATTCCCAAATTCTGGAAAAGTTGAGAATAAAAAAACTCTTGATATTTTTCCGTTTGTGGGTACTGAGTTTGATTTTAATAAAAATATTTTTGCTGAAGCACGCTACAATTTTGGCATTTCGAATATCCATGAGAATGGAATCGATGTTCGCGCAAACTTCTTCCAAATTGGTTTAGGTTATCGTTTTAAATAATTTAGGAACAGTTCTTGAACGCCTTATTTCATATAATTTATAATTATGAAATATTTACTTGCACTTATTGCAGTGGTTTTTCTTTTTTCATGCACCACTCAAAACAAGTCTAATTATTCCAAAATTCACTATGAAGCAGGTGCCTGTTTCGGGTTTTGTCCCATGTTTAAAATAACGATTAATCCCGACAGAACCGCAGTAATTGATGCAGAAAGATTCACCTTTACCGACGGAAAATCCAAAGATGACTTTTCAGGAACTAAAGAAGGCGTTTTCAAAGCGACCATTAAAGAAGCCGATTACAACAAATTGGTTTCGATGCTTGATTCTTTAAACTTAAAGTCTATAAAAAATTATTACGGAGACAAAAACGTGACCGACTTACCAACATCACACTTGAAAATTACTTTTGCAGATGGAACTTCAAAACACATTGAAGATTACGGAAAACACGGAACAGAAGATTTACAGGCAGTATATGAATTTATCGAGGGCTTAAGAAAGTCACAAACCTGGACTAAAGTTGATTAATTTTCATATTAGCATCTAAAATAATAGCAGACTTTTAAGGTCTGCTTTTTCGTTATGATGTTGATCCAATTTGAGGGTTAATTTCCTTGGACACCTAAAAATTGATGCCCTGTAAGATGGATTCCAATATTTATTTTATTAGTAAAAGACGTTCCTAAAAAGAAAAATTGACCTTCAAGAAATAAGAATTTCTATGAAAATCAACGTTTTGAGCGGTTTCTTTTGGGCGCAACTTTTACACGAATTTTGAATCTTTTCTGAGATTTAGATTTCTTCTGCATAAATGATAAAATTTTCGTTAATAAATTTAATAATTATTTCGAAACAAACAACTATCGTGCGAAAAATTAAATATTAAATTTATTTACATTTGGAACATGAAGAAAATTATATTGACGGCTTTAAAAACAATTTGGGCAATCATCGGAATCGTGGCGTTTTATCTGCTTTGTGCCTATTTGATACCTTTCATTGAAATTCCGGCAAAATCTGTTTCTGAACCCAAAAATATTGATGCGTATATCCTCACAAACGGTGTTCATACCGATTTGGTGGTTCCCGTAAAAACTCCCGAAATCGATTGGAGTCAGCAAATCCCTTTTGAAAACACTTTGTCCAAAAGAACCGACTTCAAATATTTGGCGATTGGATGGGGTGACAAAGGGTTCTACCTAGACACCCCAACTTGGGCCGATTTGAAATTTTCAACCGCCTTCAAAGCGGCATTTTGGTTAAGTGAATCGGCGATGCACTTCACATATTACGAAAAAATGACCGTTGGAAAAGATTGTGTGAGATTGAATTTAACACATCAACAATATTTGGATTTGATTAAATTCATCAATGATAAATTCGACCGGGACCAAAACGGAAAACCAATCCTCATTAAGACCGACGCGGTTTACGGAAAAAATGACGCTTTTTATGACGCGAAAGGAAGTTACAGTTTCCTTGACACCTGTAACACCTGGTCAAACAACGGATTAAAAGCGGCAGGACAGAAAGCGGCTCTTTGGACGCCGAGCGATTTTGGGATTTTCCAGCATTACCAATAGATGTTGAGGTTGAGATTCTGCAAAATAAAAAAACTCCCATTTTCAGGGAGTTCCACACAACATCATATTAAATTATGAAAAAATAAAAATTTGATTTTGAAGATTGAGTTGTTTTTTAATCCTTGATCGCCAAACTGAAAAATAAATCTAAATCGTCTTTCACAAACACCACCCCGCCCATTTTCTTTGGTGGAATAATGTTGAAGTCGGAAAATTTCAATCTTTTGTTTCCAACCAAACTGTTTTTATATTCGCCAAATTCTACACTGTATTTCTTCACCACGTTCATCATTCTGACCTCAACCACGGCATTGAATTTTTTATTGGAAGATGCTTTTTCGAAATTTAAGAAATAAGTAATTAAACAAACGTTTTATTAACTATTAATTAAGAATTTTAGCAAAATTTTAATTATCGTTAAACAAACAAAAAATACATGATATTAAATGTTGAGAGAAGTCATATAAACATTTCCTTGCGGATAAAAAAAATTTGTTATTATTAATAAAGCGATCGAAACTGCCCAATAAAAAAATCCCCTGAATTTCTTCAGAGGATTTTGGTACCCAGGACCGGAATCGAACCGGTACATCTTGCGATACTAGAGTTTGAGTCTAGCGCGTCTACCAATTCCGCCACCTGGGCTTAAATTGGTGTGCAAATATAGAATTAATTTTTGTTTCGGAAAAATAAATTTTCAAATTTTTTTTCCTTTTAAAACTCAATTTCCAACCCATCAAAAGCAAGATGCACATTTTCAGGAAGTTCCTTTTCTGTTTCATCGTGCAGACCTAAATGATGGGAAATGTGGGTGAGAAAAAGCTGTTTCGGCTTCAATTCATCATTCAGTTCAAGAATTTGTGGAAGAATGAAATGTGCTGGATGAAGCTCTTCCCTTCTAATACAGTTTAGGATGAGATAATCCAAATTTTTCAGCTTCTCTTTTTCAATTTCAGCAATAAAACTTGCATCCGTAATATAGGCAAGCGACTTAAGTTTAAAACCAAAAATGGGAATTCTGAAATGCATCACTTCAATGGGCGTAATTTCCGCATCGAATAACGAAAACGGCTTATTTTCAATTTCATGAAGCTCAAAAGAAGGCGCACCCGGATATTTCACCTCGGAGAAAGCGTACGGAAAACGGTTTTTGATTTCCATTCCAACTCTCTGGTTACAGAAAAGATTCATATCGTTTCCATTTCTGAAAATCAAAGGTCGCATATCATCGAGTCCAATTACATGGTCGTTGTGTTCATGTGTGATGAGAACGGCATCAACTCGGTCTTCGTGATTATCAAGCATCTGCAACCTAAAATCTGGACCACAATCGACTAAAATCTTCTTATCATTTTCCGTTGTTATTAAAACTGATGACCGAAAACGTTTGTCTTTGGGATTTAGAGAAGCACATACTTCACAATGGCAACCAATTACAGGAACTCCCTGCGAAGTTCCCGTTCCTAAAAATTTCAACTTCATTTTTTGAGGTTGGTGTTTATTTTGGTAAATTTACAAAAAATTAAAAATTGGCAGTGATTAAGCAAAAATTGACACCCAAGCAGAAAGCTTTAGCGATAAATTTGGATGCAAATATCTATGGAACTTTTGCCGAAATCGGAGCAGGTCAGGAAACGGTGCGCCATTTCTTTAGAGCTGGTGGTGCTTCACGTACAATCGCAAAAGCGATGTCTGCTTATGACAAAGATTTCAGCGACGCTATTTACGGTAAAGAGGCTAAAAACAGATACGTCACCCAAAACCGTTTACGCAAAATGCTTCGTTATGAAGTTGCCTTAATTGAGGAAAGATTAACGCGCGAAAACAATCCCGGAAGAAAATTCTTTTCTTATGCAAATACCGTAACCACCATCAATTTCGACAAAACCATGAAAGGTCACGGTTGGGTCGGGTTGCGTTTTCAGTTGGATGAATTTGAGGATTACAACGAAATCGTTCTCCACGTAAAATTCAATGAAAACGATGCAACTTTGCAGCAGGAAACGTTGGGAAGTTTGGGCGTGAACTTAATTTATGGCGCCTTTAATTATTCCGACAATCCGAGAAGGTTGATTGAATCTTTATACGACGACATTTCTACCGACAATGTGGAAATCGACATGATTGATTTCAGCGGTCCCGCTTTTGCCTATGTTGACAATCGCTTGATGAGTTTGCAGCTCGTGAAAAACGGAATGACCGATGCCGTGATTTTCAATTCCGAAGGAAACAATATGCTTCCTGCCGATATTTTGTACAAGAAAAATATTTTTGCGGTCCGCGGGAGTTTCCGTCCTGTAACGTTGGTAAATACGGATATGTTCATGAAAGGCTTGGAAATGTTCAAAAAAGATTGGGAATGCACGGAAGAGGAAACCGAAGTACTTTTCGAAATCACCATTTCTAATTTAAGAGCTTCCGGTGATATTGATGAAAGAGATTTTCTTGACAGAGTGGATGTTTTGGCGAAATTGGGCTATACAGTCATTATTTCAAACTTCTCTGAATATTACCGACTGATTGATTATTTTGCAACCTATACCAACGGAAAAATCGGTGTCGCAATGGGCGTGAACAATTTGTTGGATGTCTTCGATGAAAACTATTACAAAAATCTTTCGGGTGGAATTTTGGAAGCGTTCGGTAAGTTCTTCCGACAGGATATGAGGGTTTACCTCTATCCTTACAAAGACCCGGAAACACACGAGTTATTGACTTCCAACAACTTGAAAGTTCAAGATAATTTGAAGGAACTTTACAAATATTTTAAACTCAACAAAAGGATTGTCGATATCCAAAACTACAATCCAGATTACTCCGAAATTTATTCCCGTGAAATCCTCAACAAGATTGCAAACCACGAACAGGGTTGGGAAACACAGCTTCCGTTCGGCGTTGCAGAGATGATTAAGGAGCGCGGAATGTTTGGTTATAAGGAAGAACTTAAACTGAAGGAGTTTTCGTAGGAAATAAGGAAAACTTTTCTTTAAAATCAAAATTTCCTTTTCATCAATTCCCTGTTTCTTTTGCGTGGAAAAAACATAACGCAACGATCAACAAAGGATTAAAAAATATGATTCTGCTTTTATGCTAAACAAAGGCGCTTTTGCTTATCAAAGCAATACAAAGAATCATCCCTAAAATTTAAAAAATTAAAAAAATGTCAGAAATTAAAAAAAGGCTTTCTTCAATTATTGAAAGTCCCAACCACGATACTACCGATAAATTGCAGAAAATCTGTCACCTGCTCGACCAGGAAATCCCTTATTTCAACTGGACGGGATTTTATTTTAAAAACGGTGACAAGGAAGAACTGATTTTAGGACCTTATGTTGGTGCAGCAACCGACCACACCGTGATTCCTTTCGGAAAGGGAATTTGCGGACAGGTTGCCGTTTCCAACCAAACTTTCGTGGTTCCAGATGTTCATGAGCAGGACAATTATTTAAGCTGCTCCATCGATACCAAAGCCGAAATCGTAGTTCCCATCATTAAAAACGGAGAAAACATCGGTCAGATTGATATTGATTCGCACACCTTGAATCCTTTTACGCAAGAAGACCGAGAAATGTTGGAATGGTTGTGTGGGGAAGTTGCGGGGATTTTGTAGAAATTATTTTTTCGCCAACTTTGAAATTCCCTCTTTATCCAAACGAAAAACCGTCCATTCATCCATAGGTTTTGCGCCAAGTGATTTGTAGAATTCGATGGAAAGCGTATTCCAATCCAGAACCGACCATTCAAATCTGCCGCAGTTTTCAGCTTCCGCAATTTTTGAAAGTTCGATGAGTAAGGCCTTTCCGTAACCTTTTCCACGACATTCTGGTTCCACGAAAAGGTCTTCCAAATACAGTCCCGGTTTTCCGACAAAAGTGGAGAAATTATAAAAGTATAAAGCAAAACCAACAGGTTTTTCGTTTTCTTCGGCAATCAGGACTTTTGCAAAATTTTTGGTGAAAATATTTTCCTTCAACTCATTTTCAGAAGTGATGACATCTTTTTCAAGCTTTTCATAAACTGCCAATTTTTTAATCAAATCAAAAATCGTGGGAATATCTTTTTCGATGGCCTTTCTGATCTCAAACATATTTATAAACTTTCATCAAAAATAACAAAAAACCTCCGAAAAAAAATCGAAGGTTTCATATTACTAATTACTAATAAATAATATCTAATTACTTATTGCTGATTACTTATATTTCCGTGTTCATATCCCAATTCTGCAAATAATCGTGAACGTGTTTCAGGAACATTCCGCCCAAAGAACCGTCCACCACTCGGTGGTCGTAAGAATGCGACATAAACATCAACTGACGGATCGCAATTACATCGCCATCTTTGGTTTCCAAAACTGCAGGTTTTTTCACAATAGCGCCAATCGCCAAAATCGCCACTTGTGGTTGCGGAATAATCGGAGTTCCCATCAAATTGCCGAAACTTCCCACGTTGGAAATCGTGTAAGTCGCTCCTTGTGTATCTTCCGGACGAAGTTTTTTGTTTCTCGCTCTGTACGCCAAATCGTTAATCGCCTTCGCCAAACCTGAAAGTGACAATTGGTCTGCATTTTTAATCACGGGAACAATCAAGTTTCCATCAGGAAGTGCAGTTGCCATTCCGATGTTGATGTTTTTCTTTTTGATAATTTTGTCGCCATCTACAGAAACATTGATCATCGGGAAATCTTGGATTGCTTTTACTACGGCTCTTACGAAAATCGGCATGAAAGTTAGTTTCTCCCCTTCCCTTTTTTCAAAAATATCTTTGTGTTTTGCTCTCCATCTTACAACATTGGTGACATCGGATTCGATGAAAGAAGTCACGTGTGGAGAAGTTCTCTTTGAAT
Encoded proteins:
- the obgE gene encoding GTPase ObgE is translated as MSNFVDYVKIHCKSGHGGAGSAHLRREKYIPKGGPDGGDGGRGGSVIMKGNSHEWTLLPLRYTRHIKAERGENGAKNQLTGAAGEDVYIEVPIGTIAKNEDGEIIGEILEDGQEIVLMQGGKGGLGNEHFKSSTNQTPRYAQPGLPGEEGFVTFELKLLADVGLVGFPNAGKSTLLAAVSAAKPKIADYAFTTLTPNLGIVDYRNYKSFVMADIPGIIEGAAEGKGLGHRFLRHIERNSILLFLIPSDSQEHFQEFKILENELKEYNPELLDKEYIISISKSDLLDDELKREIAKEFPEDKQPIFFSAVTGEGLTELKDVIWKRLHG
- a CDS encoding ParA family protein; protein product: MAKIIGVANQKGGVGKTTTAVNLAAALGVLEKKILIIDADPQANATSGLGIEQSEFSTYNLLEHSSDAAKCIQKTSSPNLDIIPSHIDLVAAEIELVDRENREYMLKEALKSVRDNYDYIIIDCAPSLGLITINALTAADSVIIPIQCEYFALEGLGKLLNTIKNVQKIHNKDLDIEGLLLTMFDSRLRLSNQVVEEVNSHFPEMVFDTIISRNVRLSEAPSFGESILNYDAESKGAIQYLQLAEEVLLKNENLVKN
- a CDS encoding adenylate kinase, giving the protein MINIVLFGPPGSGKGTQAQNLVEKFNLKQISTGDLFRYNMKNDTELGQLAKSYIDKGELVPDQVTTDMLIDEVKKPTETAGFIFDGYPRTANQTQALEKIVSEVLNDDISVCLSLVVDDEILVERLLKRGETSGRTDDSNEEIIRNRIKEYYAKTAEVAELYKQQGKYVEVNGVGGIEEISEKLFAEVEKIK
- a CDS encoding DUF6438 domain-containing protein, giving the protein MKYLLALIAVVFLFSCTTQNKSNYSKIHYEAGACFGFCPMFKITINPDRTAVIDAERFTFTDGKSKDDFSGTKEGVFKATIKEADYNKLVSMLDSLNLKSIKNYYGDKNVTDLPTSHLKITFADGTSKHIEDYGKHGTEDLQAVYEFIEGLRKSQTWTKVD
- a CDS encoding adenylosuccinate synthase, with translation MATYVVVGLQYGDEGKGKITDVLSAKSDYVVRFQGGDNAGHTVYVGDEKFVLHLLPSGVLQCKGKCIIANGVVVNPKSFIKEIEQIESKGMKTDHVFISRRAHVIMPYHILLDKYREEEEGGTQIGTTKKGIGPCYEDKIARVGIRMIDLLNPEVLAEKIRKNLKIKNSLFEKYFEKEGLEFDEIYNEFIEIGKKLQDRIVDTELEINQAIQDGKNILFEGAQALMLDIDFGTYPYVTSSSPTTGGVCSGAGVPPTSLQNLIGVAKAYTTRVGNGPFPTELDNELGEKIRQIGFEFGATTGRPRRTGWLDLVSLKHATMINGINNLVITKLDVLSGISPLKIATAYKTEDGKIIDYFTSSTTKLYNYEPIYEELEGWEEDITKARSYDELPVNAKKYIEFIEDYLGINVYLVSVGPERSQNIIRKELF
- a CDS encoding energy transducer TonB translates to MQNLLQNQERKFTEILFQGRNKDYGAYVIRTEYGNTMMKAMFAGVALFAAVAISPLVINSIRTPPVIVDRIGDGHVLKPVDEIPETPPQVVKPIIPVKPIVNTVKIEIPTPTRDAKKETPATKLSDTEDAKIGTETIVGTPPVTNYTPPVEQHVPTQVPVVETPKPVDNSPVLKVDVSADFMGGINSFRSKVVNNFDTSIMEGTGDLVKTTVIFIVEKDGTISDVKANGPNATFNKEAEKTIRSVKGKWIPAKLNGENVRSYFKFPISMQFE
- a CDS encoding porin family protein; its protein translation is MKKISLVIALSLFAGISAQTQFGVKAGYINSNINWQSSPSNFWEDYSDFSSQSFFYAGGFALQPVTEKFSVQGELIYTQLGGTTKVNLHQLVGSEIIDIGTANIKYSYQQLQVPIAAKYHIIKNFGVLGGFNFAFNINSKVSSDFSSFPNSGKVENKKTLDIFPFVGTEFDFNKNIFAEARYNFGISNIHENGIDVRANFFQIGLGYRFK
- a CDS encoding phosphoribosyltransferase, with the protein product MDTVKIHDKEFVPYLKHDEIQEIIKNLALKVYEDYKDETPVFIGVLNGVIMFFSDFLKHYPGNCEIAFIQMSSYMGGLTSTGIVYKKMELTKEVEGRHIILMEDIVDTGNTIESLFEYFKNTQRPKSLKVASLLLKPEVFKKDFTIDYVAKEIPNKFVLGYGLDYDELGRNLPDLYQLAEGRINH